One genomic segment of Musa acuminata AAA Group cultivar baxijiao chromosome BXJ3-3, Cavendish_Baxijiao_AAA, whole genome shotgun sequence includes these proteins:
- the LOC103977531 gene encoding probable LRR receptor-like serine/threonine-protein kinase At1g67720, whose protein sequence is MSPLSFLLVFLLISLPPSLQASLSPPRGFSINCGSKNVENIGGIEWITDDSFVKVGNATDLNIPGIVPVLSSLRYFPDKSARKYCYVIPAAKGAKYLIRTTYYYGGFDGGNEPPVFDQIVGGTKWSTVDTSENYAKGLASYYEIIMASPGKTLSVCLARNEHTMSSPFISALEVQHLEGSMYNSTDFAMYALSTVARHRFGHGGQITSYPDDPFNRYWEPFVDANPVVDSQTNVTSFEFWNLPPAMAFLKALTTSRGKNLTIQWPAVALPNASYYLALYFQDNRSPSPFSWRVFDVLVNGKTFYSGLNVSTGGVVVVGDNWPLSGLTEIKLTPAVGSPVGPVINAGELSMVVPLGGRTLTRDVIAMEALARSFDNPPADWSGDPCLPRQSEWTGLTCSGGKIMRVVSMNLTNYGISGSLPSSIAKLTAISSIWLGGNKLSGPIPDMSSLKHLASLHLENNQLSGTVSPSLGYLPRLQELYLQNNDLQGPLPDSLKQRKGTIVQVSPGNYGL, encoded by the exons ATGTCgcctctctccttcctcctcgtcttcctcctgATCAGCCTCCCTCCTTCCCTCCAAGCTTCTCTTTCCCCTCCCAGAG GTTTCAGCATAAACTGCGGTTCCAAGAACGTGGAGAACATTGGAGGCATCGAGTGGATCACCGATGATAGCTTCGTCAAAGTTGGGAATGCAACCGATCTAAACATTCCAGGCATTGTTCCAGTACTTTCATCCCTACGCTACTTTCCTGACAAATCCGCTCGGAAGTACTGTTACGTGATCCCAGCAGCCAAAGGCGCAAAGTATTTGATCCGAACGACCTACTACTACGGGGGCTTCGACGGAGGCAACGAGCCACCGGTGTTCGATCAGATAGTGGGAGGCACTAAATGGAGCACCGTCGACACGTCGGAGAACTACGCGAAGGGCCTCGCGTCTTACTACGAGATCATCATGGCTTCACCGGGGAAGACGCTGAGCGTGTGCTTGGCGAGGAACGAGCACACCATGTCGAGCCCTTTCATATCTGCTCTCGAGGTGCAGCACTTAGAAGGCTCCATGTACAACTCCACCGATTTCGCCATGTACGCACTTAGCACAGTCGCTCGCCATCGGTTCGGTCACGGCGGCCAAATCACAAG CTATCCGGATGATCCATTCAACCGGTATTGGGAGCCATTCGTGGATGCCAACCCCGTGGTGGATAGCCAGACGAACGTGACCTCGTTCGAGTTCTGGAATCTACCGCCGGCAATGGCGTTCCTAAAAGCACTGACGACAAGCCGGGGCAAGAATCTTACGATCCAGTGGCCTGCAGTGGCGCTACCTAACGCAAGCTACTATCTGGCGTTGTACTTCCAGGACAACCGGAGCCCGAGCCCTTTCAGCTGGAGAGTATTCGATGTTTTGGTGAACGGGAAGACTTTCTACTCCGGCCTCAACGTTTCCACCGGCGGTGTCGTGGTCGTCGGGGACAACTGGCCGCTTTCGGGGCTGACAGAGATCAAGCTGACCCCTGCCGTGGGTTCCCCTGTTGGGCCAGTGATCAACGCAGGGGAACTCTCCATGGTAGTCCCCCTGGGTGGAAGAACGCTCACCAGAGATG TGATTGCAATGGAGGCGTTGGCGAGAAGCTTTGACAACCCTCCAGCAGACTGGAGTGGAGATCCTTGTTTACCTCGACAGAGTGAGTGGACTGGCTTGACGTGCTCCGGAGGGAAAATTATGCGAGTAGTCTCAAT GAATCTGACAAATTATGGGATCTCCGGATCACTACCTAGCAGCATAGCCAAGTTAACTGCAATCTCAAGCAT TTGGCTTGGAGGGAACAAACTCTCTGGTCCTATACCCGACATGAGCTCACTCAAACATCTAGCTTCTCT GCACTTGGAAAACAACCAGCTGAGTGGAACAGTTTCTCCATCACTAGGATACCTTCCGAGACTTCAAGAGTT ATATCTGCAGAACAACGATCTCCAAGGTCCACTTCCAGACAGTCTAAAACAGAGAAAGGGAACCATTGTTCA GGTGTCTCCTGGAAACTATGGACTCTGA
- the LOC103977532 gene encoding uncharacterized protein LOC103977532 isoform X1 — MTPKLYMVLMWAILLIVYRTTNFQFQHAELETRFHPFDSMKDHKSVSVRVGYLPRGMAQSKSDLELKPLWFSKSHVTKQDNDQSHHNLLAMTVGIKQKLTVDAIVRKFLSENFAIILFHYDGIVNEWHDLWWSHIVIHIAAHSQTKWWFAKRFLHPDTVSIYDYIFLWDEDLGVENFHPGRYLKIMKSEGLEISQPALDPNLSEIHHRITVRRKKRTVHRRVFGTRGTGECSSTSTGPPCTGWVEGMAPVFSRSAWHCAWHLIQNDLIHGWGMDMKLGYCAQGDRTKKVGIVDSEFIVHQGVQTLGGSSAEKISLHQTDKRSKRLLHNNALQGYQRGTFDPRTEIRRQSRSELYLFQERWDQAAREDDGWVDPFRVPKQKKQRPLTSNAP, encoded by the exons ATGACACCAAAGCTGTACATGGTGCTTATGTGGGCAATACTGCTTATTGTCTATAGGACAACGAACTTTCAATTTCAACATGCAGAG TTGGAAACAAGATTTCATCCTTTTGATTCAATGAAG GACCATAAATCAGTTTCTGTCAGGGTTGGTTACCTACCTCGTGGTATGGCACAATCAAAATCGGATTTGGAACTAAAGCCCCTATGGTTTTCCAAAAGCCATGTGACGAAG CAGGACAATGATCAAAGTCATCATAACTTGTTGGCAATGACTGTTGGGATAAAGCAGAAGCTAACTGTGGATGCAATTGTTAGGAAG TTTCTTTCAGAGAATTTTGCTATTATACTATTTCACTATGATGGAATTGTCAATGAATGGCACGATCTCTGGTGGAGTCATATTGTGATTCACATAGCTGCTCATAGCCAAACTAAATG GTGGTTCGCAAAACGTTTTCTGCATCCAGATACTGTCTCCATATATGATTACATATTTCTTTGGGATGAAGACTTGGGGGTTGAAAATTTCCATCCTGGAAG GTACTTGAAAATAATGAAATCAGAAGGATTAGAGATTTCTCAGCCAGCTTTGGACCCAAATCTATCTGAGATACATCACCGGATAACTGTTCGCAGAAAGAAAAGGACCGTCCACAG AAGAGTATTTGGTACTCGAGGTACTGGAGAATGTTCATCAACTAGCACTGGCCCTCCTTGCACTGG ATGGGTTGAGGGAATGGCTCCAGTTTTCTCGAGGTCTGCATGGCATTGTGCTTGGCATCTCATTCAG aatgatctaatccatgggtGGGGCATGGATATGAAACTCGGATATTGTGCTCAG GGTGACCGAACTAAGAAGGTAGGTATAGTAGATAGCGAGTTCATAGTCCATCAAGGTGTACAAACCCTGGGAGGATCTTCAGCCGAGAAG ATAAGCCTCCACCAGACAGATAAGAGATCTAAACGGCTCCTTCATAACAATGCCTTGCAG GGTTATCAGAGAGGAACATTTGATCCTAGAACTGAG ATTAGGAGACAGTCCCGATCTGAGCTTTACCTCTTCCAGGAACGATGGGACCAGgctgcaagagaagacgatggtTGGGTCGATCCATTTCGTGTTCCTAAACAGAAGAAACAAAGACCATTGACTTCTAATGCCCCTTAA
- the LOC103977532 gene encoding uncharacterized protein LOC103977532 isoform X2, which produces MTPKLYMVLMWAILLIVYRTTNFQFQHAELETRFHPFDSMKDHKSVSVRVGYLPRGMAQSKSDLELKPLWFSKSHVTKDNDQSHHNLLAMTVGIKQKLTVDAIVRKFLSENFAIILFHYDGIVNEWHDLWWSHIVIHIAAHSQTKWWFAKRFLHPDTVSIYDYIFLWDEDLGVENFHPGRYLKIMKSEGLEISQPALDPNLSEIHHRITVRRKKRTVHRRVFGTRGTGECSSTSTGPPCTGWVEGMAPVFSRSAWHCAWHLIQNDLIHGWGMDMKLGYCAQGDRTKKVGIVDSEFIVHQGVQTLGGSSAEKISLHQTDKRSKRLLHNNALQGYQRGTFDPRTEIRRQSRSELYLFQERWDQAAREDDGWVDPFRVPKQKKQRPLTSNAP; this is translated from the exons ATGACACCAAAGCTGTACATGGTGCTTATGTGGGCAATACTGCTTATTGTCTATAGGACAACGAACTTTCAATTTCAACATGCAGAG TTGGAAACAAGATTTCATCCTTTTGATTCAATGAAG GACCATAAATCAGTTTCTGTCAGGGTTGGTTACCTACCTCGTGGTATGGCACAATCAAAATCGGATTTGGAACTAAAGCCCCTATGGTTTTCCAAAAGCCATGTGACGAAG GACAATGATCAAAGTCATCATAACTTGTTGGCAATGACTGTTGGGATAAAGCAGAAGCTAACTGTGGATGCAATTGTTAGGAAG TTTCTTTCAGAGAATTTTGCTATTATACTATTTCACTATGATGGAATTGTCAATGAATGGCACGATCTCTGGTGGAGTCATATTGTGATTCACATAGCTGCTCATAGCCAAACTAAATG GTGGTTCGCAAAACGTTTTCTGCATCCAGATACTGTCTCCATATATGATTACATATTTCTTTGGGATGAAGACTTGGGGGTTGAAAATTTCCATCCTGGAAG GTACTTGAAAATAATGAAATCAGAAGGATTAGAGATTTCTCAGCCAGCTTTGGACCCAAATCTATCTGAGATACATCACCGGATAACTGTTCGCAGAAAGAAAAGGACCGTCCACAG AAGAGTATTTGGTACTCGAGGTACTGGAGAATGTTCATCAACTAGCACTGGCCCTCCTTGCACTGG ATGGGTTGAGGGAATGGCTCCAGTTTTCTCGAGGTCTGCATGGCATTGTGCTTGGCATCTCATTCAG aatgatctaatccatgggtGGGGCATGGATATGAAACTCGGATATTGTGCTCAG GGTGACCGAACTAAGAAGGTAGGTATAGTAGATAGCGAGTTCATAGTCCATCAAGGTGTACAAACCCTGGGAGGATCTTCAGCCGAGAAG ATAAGCCTCCACCAGACAGATAAGAGATCTAAACGGCTCCTTCATAACAATGCCTTGCAG GGTTATCAGAGAGGAACATTTGATCCTAGAACTGAG ATTAGGAGACAGTCCCGATCTGAGCTTTACCTCTTCCAGGAACGATGGGACCAGgctgcaagagaagacgatggtTGGGTCGATCCATTTCGTGTTCCTAAACAGAAGAAACAAAGACCATTGACTTCTAATGCCCCTTAA
- the LOC103977532 gene encoding uncharacterized protein LOC103977532 isoform X3 — translation MTPKLYMVLMWAILLIVYRTTNFQFQHAELETRFHPFDSMKDHKSVSVRVGYLPRGMAQSKSDLELKPLWFSKSHVTKQDNDQSHHNLLAMTVGIKQKLTVDAIVRKFLSENFAIILFHYDGIVNEWHDLWWSHIVIHIAAHSQTKWWFAKRFLHPDTVSIYDYIFLWDEDLGVENFHPGRYLKIMKSEGLEISQPALDPNLSEIHHRITVRRKKRTVHRRVFGTRGTGECSSTSTGPPCTGWVEGMAPVFSRSAWHCAWHLIQNDLIHGWGMDMKLGYCAQGDRTKKVGIVDSEFIVHQGVQTLGGSSAEKISLHQTDKRSKRLLHNNALQGYQRGTFDPRTEERWDQAAREDDGWVDPFRVPKQKKQRPLTSNAP, via the exons ATGACACCAAAGCTGTACATGGTGCTTATGTGGGCAATACTGCTTATTGTCTATAGGACAACGAACTTTCAATTTCAACATGCAGAG TTGGAAACAAGATTTCATCCTTTTGATTCAATGAAG GACCATAAATCAGTTTCTGTCAGGGTTGGTTACCTACCTCGTGGTATGGCACAATCAAAATCGGATTTGGAACTAAAGCCCCTATGGTTTTCCAAAAGCCATGTGACGAAG CAGGACAATGATCAAAGTCATCATAACTTGTTGGCAATGACTGTTGGGATAAAGCAGAAGCTAACTGTGGATGCAATTGTTAGGAAG TTTCTTTCAGAGAATTTTGCTATTATACTATTTCACTATGATGGAATTGTCAATGAATGGCACGATCTCTGGTGGAGTCATATTGTGATTCACATAGCTGCTCATAGCCAAACTAAATG GTGGTTCGCAAAACGTTTTCTGCATCCAGATACTGTCTCCATATATGATTACATATTTCTTTGGGATGAAGACTTGGGGGTTGAAAATTTCCATCCTGGAAG GTACTTGAAAATAATGAAATCAGAAGGATTAGAGATTTCTCAGCCAGCTTTGGACCCAAATCTATCTGAGATACATCACCGGATAACTGTTCGCAGAAAGAAAAGGACCGTCCACAG AAGAGTATTTGGTACTCGAGGTACTGGAGAATGTTCATCAACTAGCACTGGCCCTCCTTGCACTGG ATGGGTTGAGGGAATGGCTCCAGTTTTCTCGAGGTCTGCATGGCATTGTGCTTGGCATCTCATTCAG aatgatctaatccatgggtGGGGCATGGATATGAAACTCGGATATTGTGCTCAG GGTGACCGAACTAAGAAGGTAGGTATAGTAGATAGCGAGTTCATAGTCCATCAAGGTGTACAAACCCTGGGAGGATCTTCAGCCGAGAAG ATAAGCCTCCACCAGACAGATAAGAGATCTAAACGGCTCCTTCATAACAATGCCTTGCAG GGTTATCAGAGAGGAACATTTGATCCTAGAACTGAG GAACGATGGGACCAGgctgcaagagaagacgatggtTGGGTCGATCCATTTCGTGTTCCTAAACAGAAGAAACAAAGACCATTGACTTCTAATGCCCCTTAA
- the LOC103977532 gene encoding uncharacterized protein LOC103977532 isoform X4, which yields MTPKLYMVLMWAILLIVYRTTNFQFQHAELETRFHPFDSMKDHKSVSVRVGYLPRGMAQSKSDLELKPLWFSKSHVTKQDNDQSHHNLLAMTVGIKQKLTVDAIVRKFLSENFAIILFHYDGIVNEWHDLWWSHIVIHIAAHSQTKWWFAKRFLHPDTVSIYDYIFLWDEDLGVENFHPGRYLKIMKSEGLEISQPALDPNLSEIHHRITVRRKKRTVHRRVFGTRGTGECSSTSTGPPCTGWVEGMAPVFSRSAWHCAWHLIQNDLIHGWGMDMKLGYCAQGDRTKKVGIVDSEFIVHQGVQTLGGSSAEKGYQRGTFDPRTEIRRQSRSELYLFQERWDQAAREDDGWVDPFRVPKQKKQRPLTSNAP from the exons ATGACACCAAAGCTGTACATGGTGCTTATGTGGGCAATACTGCTTATTGTCTATAGGACAACGAACTTTCAATTTCAACATGCAGAG TTGGAAACAAGATTTCATCCTTTTGATTCAATGAAG GACCATAAATCAGTTTCTGTCAGGGTTGGTTACCTACCTCGTGGTATGGCACAATCAAAATCGGATTTGGAACTAAAGCCCCTATGGTTTTCCAAAAGCCATGTGACGAAG CAGGACAATGATCAAAGTCATCATAACTTGTTGGCAATGACTGTTGGGATAAAGCAGAAGCTAACTGTGGATGCAATTGTTAGGAAG TTTCTTTCAGAGAATTTTGCTATTATACTATTTCACTATGATGGAATTGTCAATGAATGGCACGATCTCTGGTGGAGTCATATTGTGATTCACATAGCTGCTCATAGCCAAACTAAATG GTGGTTCGCAAAACGTTTTCTGCATCCAGATACTGTCTCCATATATGATTACATATTTCTTTGGGATGAAGACTTGGGGGTTGAAAATTTCCATCCTGGAAG GTACTTGAAAATAATGAAATCAGAAGGATTAGAGATTTCTCAGCCAGCTTTGGACCCAAATCTATCTGAGATACATCACCGGATAACTGTTCGCAGAAAGAAAAGGACCGTCCACAG AAGAGTATTTGGTACTCGAGGTACTGGAGAATGTTCATCAACTAGCACTGGCCCTCCTTGCACTGG ATGGGTTGAGGGAATGGCTCCAGTTTTCTCGAGGTCTGCATGGCATTGTGCTTGGCATCTCATTCAG aatgatctaatccatgggtGGGGCATGGATATGAAACTCGGATATTGTGCTCAG GGTGACCGAACTAAGAAGGTAGGTATAGTAGATAGCGAGTTCATAGTCCATCAAGGTGTACAAACCCTGGGAGGATCTTCAGCCGAGAAG GGTTATCAGAGAGGAACATTTGATCCTAGAACTGAG ATTAGGAGACAGTCCCGATCTGAGCTTTACCTCTTCCAGGAACGATGGGACCAGgctgcaagagaagacgatggtTGGGTCGATCCATTTCGTGTTCCTAAACAGAAGAAACAAAGACCATTGACTTCTAATGCCCCTTAA
- the LOC103977532 gene encoding uncharacterized protein LOC103977532 isoform X5 has protein sequence MTPKLYMVLMWAILLIVYRTTNFQFQHAELETRFHPFDSMKDHKSVSVRVGYLPRGMAQSKSDLELKPLWFSKSHVTKQDNDQSHHNLLAMTVGIKQKLTVDAIVRKFLSENFAIILFHYDGIVNEWHDLWWSHIVIHIAAHSQTKWWFAKRFLHPDTVSIYDYIFLWDEDLGVENFHPGRYLKIMKSEGLEISQPALDPNLSEIHHRITVRRKKRTVHRRVFGTRGTGECSSTSTGPPCTGWVEGMAPVFSRSAWHCAWHLIQNDLIHGWGMDMKLGYCAQGDRTKKVGIVDSEFIVHQGVQTLGGSSAEKGYQRGTFDPRTEERWDQAAREDDGWVDPFRVPKQKKQRPLTSNAP, from the exons ATGACACCAAAGCTGTACATGGTGCTTATGTGGGCAATACTGCTTATTGTCTATAGGACAACGAACTTTCAATTTCAACATGCAGAG TTGGAAACAAGATTTCATCCTTTTGATTCAATGAAG GACCATAAATCAGTTTCTGTCAGGGTTGGTTACCTACCTCGTGGTATGGCACAATCAAAATCGGATTTGGAACTAAAGCCCCTATGGTTTTCCAAAAGCCATGTGACGAAG CAGGACAATGATCAAAGTCATCATAACTTGTTGGCAATGACTGTTGGGATAAAGCAGAAGCTAACTGTGGATGCAATTGTTAGGAAG TTTCTTTCAGAGAATTTTGCTATTATACTATTTCACTATGATGGAATTGTCAATGAATGGCACGATCTCTGGTGGAGTCATATTGTGATTCACATAGCTGCTCATAGCCAAACTAAATG GTGGTTCGCAAAACGTTTTCTGCATCCAGATACTGTCTCCATATATGATTACATATTTCTTTGGGATGAAGACTTGGGGGTTGAAAATTTCCATCCTGGAAG GTACTTGAAAATAATGAAATCAGAAGGATTAGAGATTTCTCAGCCAGCTTTGGACCCAAATCTATCTGAGATACATCACCGGATAACTGTTCGCAGAAAGAAAAGGACCGTCCACAG AAGAGTATTTGGTACTCGAGGTACTGGAGAATGTTCATCAACTAGCACTGGCCCTCCTTGCACTGG ATGGGTTGAGGGAATGGCTCCAGTTTTCTCGAGGTCTGCATGGCATTGTGCTTGGCATCTCATTCAG aatgatctaatccatgggtGGGGCATGGATATGAAACTCGGATATTGTGCTCAG GGTGACCGAACTAAGAAGGTAGGTATAGTAGATAGCGAGTTCATAGTCCATCAAGGTGTACAAACCCTGGGAGGATCTTCAGCCGAGAAG GGTTATCAGAGAGGAACATTTGATCCTAGAACTGAG GAACGATGGGACCAGgctgcaagagaagacgatggtTGGGTCGATCCATTTCGTGTTCCTAAACAGAAGAAACAAAGACCATTGACTTCTAATGCCCCTTAA
- the LOC103977532 gene encoding uncharacterized protein LOC103977532 isoform X6, producing the protein MTPKLYMVLMWAILLIVYRTTNFQFQHAELETRFHPFDSMKDHKSVSVRVGYLPRGMAQSKSDLELKPLWFSKSHVTKQDNDQSHHNLLAMTVGIKQKLTVDAIVRKFLSENFAIILFHYDGIVNEWHDLWWSHIVIHIAAHSQTKWWFAKRFLHPDTVSIYDYIFLWDEDLGVENFHPGRYLKIMKSEGLEISQPALDPNLSEIHHRITVRRKKRTVHRRVFGTRGTGECSSTSTGPPCTGWVEGMAPVFSRSAWHCAWHLIQNDLIHGWGMDMKLGYCAQGDRTKKVGIVDSEFIVHQGVQTLGGSSAEKVDW; encoded by the exons ATGACACCAAAGCTGTACATGGTGCTTATGTGGGCAATACTGCTTATTGTCTATAGGACAACGAACTTTCAATTTCAACATGCAGAG TTGGAAACAAGATTTCATCCTTTTGATTCAATGAAG GACCATAAATCAGTTTCTGTCAGGGTTGGTTACCTACCTCGTGGTATGGCACAATCAAAATCGGATTTGGAACTAAAGCCCCTATGGTTTTCCAAAAGCCATGTGACGAAG CAGGACAATGATCAAAGTCATCATAACTTGTTGGCAATGACTGTTGGGATAAAGCAGAAGCTAACTGTGGATGCAATTGTTAGGAAG TTTCTTTCAGAGAATTTTGCTATTATACTATTTCACTATGATGGAATTGTCAATGAATGGCACGATCTCTGGTGGAGTCATATTGTGATTCACATAGCTGCTCATAGCCAAACTAAATG GTGGTTCGCAAAACGTTTTCTGCATCCAGATACTGTCTCCATATATGATTACATATTTCTTTGGGATGAAGACTTGGGGGTTGAAAATTTCCATCCTGGAAG GTACTTGAAAATAATGAAATCAGAAGGATTAGAGATTTCTCAGCCAGCTTTGGACCCAAATCTATCTGAGATACATCACCGGATAACTGTTCGCAGAAAGAAAAGGACCGTCCACAG AAGAGTATTTGGTACTCGAGGTACTGGAGAATGTTCATCAACTAGCACTGGCCCTCCTTGCACTGG ATGGGTTGAGGGAATGGCTCCAGTTTTCTCGAGGTCTGCATGGCATTGTGCTTGGCATCTCATTCAG aatgatctaatccatgggtGGGGCATGGATATGAAACTCGGATATTGTGCTCAG GGTGACCGAACTAAGAAGGTAGGTATAGTAGATAGCGAGTTCATAGTCCATCAAGGTGTACAAACCCTGGGAGGATCTTCAGCCGAGAAG GTAGATTGGTAA
- the LOC135633383 gene encoding galactoside 2-alpha-L-fucosyltransferase-like yields MDMKRMRRPQQPTTAPDPESEGALRASPTPPRLLRPWPAFLLLASLLVVGAVLSRAQRSLSIDSFRAAARAASVGAASGGLENESFPSSRGPKDKLLHGLLAAGFDEQSCLSRYHSALYWKESPHLPSPYLLEKLRNYEALHKKCGPNTELYKKSVEQLKSGRGTQSTECNYVVWVSYSGLGNRMLSIASAFLYALLTNKVLLIDRGSDMDDLFCEPFPESSWLLPLDFPITKFGTFDIKTPESYGNMLKNKVISYGVDGTSPQSLPAYIYLHLSHDYGDRDKNFFCEDDQKFLQNVPWLLLRSNNYFVPSLFLIPAYEQELRQLFPEADTVFHHLGRYLFHPTNTVWGLITRYYQSYLAKADERVGIQIRVFETDTGPFQYVLDQILACSQKEKVLPDVSGQETVVSTPNVKSKAVLLTSLNNGYFEKIRNMYWELPTATGEIISVHQPSHEGYQKTEKQMHNMKALAEMYLLSFTDVLVTSAWSTFGYVAQGLGGLQPWILYKPDNQTAPDPPCRRAMSIEPCFHAPPFYDCKAKKGIDTGALVPHVRHCEDMSWGLKLVNQA; encoded by the exons atggacaTGAAGCGCATGAGGAGGCCGCAGCAACCGACGACCGCCCCCGATCCGGAGAGCGAGGGAGCCCTCCGGGCCTCCCCCACGCCGCCTCGCCTCCTGCGCCCGTGGCCCGCATTCCTCCTGCTCGCCTCCCTGTTGGTCGTCGGCGCGGTCCTCTCCAGGGCCCAACGGAGCCTCTCGATCGACAGCTTTCGCGCCGCTGCCAGGGCGGCTAGCGTCGGAGCGGCATCAGGAG GTTTAGAGAATGAGTCTTTTCCATCCTCTCGTGGTCCAAAGGATAAGCTTCTTCATGGCTTGCTTGCTGCTGGGTTTGATGAACAATCCTGCCTAAGCAGGTACCACTCTGCATTGTACTGGAAAGAATCACCTCATTTACCATCTCCTTACTTGTTGGAAAAACTGAGAAATTATGAAGCTCTCCATAAGAAATGTGGTCCAAACACTGAATTGTACAAGAAATCTGTAGAACAGTTGAAATCTGGTCGTGGCACCCAATCAACAGAGTGCAACTATGTCGTATGGGTATCATACAGTGGCTTAGGGAACAGGATGTTATCAATTGCTTCAGCATTTCTATATGCTCTCCTAACAAACAAGGTCTTGTTGATCGACCGTGGTTCTGACATGGATGACCTCTTTTGTGAGCCATTTCCCGAAAGCTCATGGCTTCTACCTCTGGATTTCCCCATCACTAAGTTTGGGACCTTTGACATTAAGACACCTGAGAGTTATGGAAACATGTTAAAAAATAAGGTTATTAGCTACGGTGTTGATGGTACTTCACCACAGTCTCTACCTGCTTACATTTATCTCCATCTATCCCACGATTATGGTGACCGTGATAAGAATTTCTTCTGTGAAGATGATCAGAAGTTCCTTCAAAATGTTCCTTGGTTGTTGTTGAGGTCAAACAACTACTTTGTGCCGTCTCTCTTTCTGATCCCAGCGTATGAACAAGAACTAAGGCAGCTCTTCCCAGAGGCCGATACTGTCTTCCATCATTTGGGACGCTATCTTTTCCATCCTACCAATACCGTGTGGGGTTTGATTACTAGATATTACCAATCTTATCTTGCGAAGGCAGATGAAAGAGTGGGCATACAGATCAGAGTCTTTGAAACAGATACTGGTCCCTTTCAGTATGTGCTAGATCAAATTCTTGCATGTTCTCAGAAGGAGAAGGTTCTTCCTGATGTCAGTGGTCAAGAAACTGTGGTTTCGACTCCAAATGTCAAATCAAAAGCTGTGCTTCTGACTTCTTTGAACAATGGGTACTTTGAGAAGATCAGGAACATGTACTGGGAGCTACCTACAGCCACCGGTGAAATCATTAGTGTCCATCAACCAAGCCATGAAGGATACCAGAAGACGGAGAAGCAAATGCACAACATGAAAGCATTGGCAGAGATGTACCTCTTGAGCTTCACTGATGTATTGGTTACAAGTGCATGGTCTACATTTGGTTATGTTGCCCAAGGTCTTGGTGGTTTACAGCCATGGATTCTGTACAAGCCCGATAACCAGACAGCTCCAGACCCTCCTTGTCGTCGAGCCATGTCAATCGAACCTTGTTTTCATGCCCCTCCCTTCTATGACTGCAAAGCCAAGAAAGGTATTGACACAGGAGCCCTGGTCCCACATGTGAGACATTGTGAAGACATGAGTTGGGGCCTTAAGCTAGTTAATCAGGCTTAA